In the genome of Gammaproteobacteria bacterium, one region contains:
- the efp gene encoding elongation factor P, whose translation MGMVSTNDFKSGLKVILESDPYSIIENEFVKPGKGQAFNRVRMRNLKTGRVLEKTFKSGDTLETADVVEMDMQFLYSDGDRLHFMSPATYEQHEIPVSAVGDAAQWLKEQDSCIITMWNGVPLNVAPPNFVNLAVTDTDPGVRGDTVSGGNKAATLETGAVIRVPLFINIGDVLKIDTRTGTYVSRAKE comes from the coding sequence ATGGGAATGGTCAGCACAAATGATTTTAAGTCGGGCCTCAAGGTAATCCTCGAGAGCGATCCGTACAGCATCATTGAAAATGAATTTGTAAAACCCGGTAAAGGGCAAGCCTTCAACCGAGTCAGAATGCGTAATTTAAAAACGGGCCGTGTCCTCGAAAAAACCTTCAAATCGGGGGACACCCTTGAAACAGCAGATGTTGTCGAAATGGATATGCAGTTCCTATATTCTGATGGAGATCGCCTTCATTTTATGTCGCCAGCAACCTACGAACAACATGAAATCCCTGTGTCAGCAGTAGGCGATGCAGCACAATGGCTCAAAGAACAAGATTCTTGCATTATCACCATGTGGAACGGCGTTCCTTTAAACGTGGCGCCACCCAATTTTGTGAATCTCGCTGTCACCGACACAGATCCTGGTGTTCGAGGTGATACCGTGAGCGGTGGAAATAAGGCCGCAACACTAGAAACCGGCGCGGTTATCCGAGTTCCATTATTCATTAATATTGGTGATGTTTTAAAAATTGACACTCGCACCGGAACTTACGTTTCTCGTGCGAAAGAATAA
- the epmA gene encoding elongation factor P--(R)-beta-lysine ligase: MHSTINPPVDYQQTWRPTASISQLRARAKIIAELRAFFSERNVLEVDTPMLCRVTATDPHLSSIRVPLDNHEIGFLQTSPEFPMKRLLASGIGSIYSLAKVFRGDESGRYHNLEFTMLEWYRIGFNHHQLMDEMDELFLRILNSEKAIRVTYRDLFRQFLNIDPFTASLSELQNAAQNNNINVPNLGDDHDTWLQLLMSHLIEPQLGMTQPHFIYNFPGSQAALAKIRNEDGHPVGERFEVYIQGIEMANGYHELTDDKEQRHRINADNSQRKKMHLPELPIDENLLAALAHGMPECAGVALGVDRLIMLATNANHINEVISFSFDRV, from the coding sequence ATGCACTCAACAATAAACCCACCGGTTGATTATCAACAAACCTGGCGCCCCACTGCGTCTATTTCACAATTACGTGCAAGAGCAAAAATTATTGCAGAACTACGTGCATTTTTTTCTGAACGTAATGTTTTAGAAGTGGACACTCCTATGCTTTGCCGAGTCACCGCTACCGATCCTCATCTATCGAGCATACGAGTCCCTCTCGATAATCATGAAATCGGTTTTTTACAAACATCTCCTGAATTTCCGATGAAAAGACTGTTGGCCAGTGGAATCGGTTCTATTTATTCTCTTGCTAAAGTATTTCGTGGCGATGAAAGTGGGCGTTATCATAATTTAGAATTCACCATGCTTGAATGGTATAGAATCGGATTTAATCACCATCAATTGATGGATGAAATGGATGAATTATTTCTACGAATTTTGAATAGCGAAAAAGCAATACGAGTAACCTATCGCGATCTATTTCGTCAATTTTTAAACATCGATCCTTTCACAGCATCTCTTTCTGAATTACAAAATGCGGCACAAAACAACAACATCAACGTACCCAATCTTGGAGACGATCACGATACTTGGTTGCAATTATTAATGAGCCACCTGATCGAACCTCAACTTGGCATGACACAACCCCATTTCATTTATAATTTTCCCGGCTCACAAGCAGCACTGGCAAAAATTCGAAATGAAGACGGACATCCCGTTGGAGAACGTTTTGAAGTGTATATTCAGGGCATAGAAATGGCTAATGGGTATCATGAATTAACAGACGACAAAGAACAACGTCATAGAATCAATGCCGACAATAGCCAACGAAAAAAAATGCACCTACCGGAATTACCCATCGATGAAAATTTACTCGCTGCTTTAGCTCATGGCATGCCTGAATGTGCGGGCGTTGCATTAGGCGTCGATCGCCTGATTATGTTAGCCACAAATGCCAACCACATTAATGAAGTAATTTCTTTTTCTTTTGATAGAGTATAA
- the thpR gene encoding RNA 2',3'-cyclic phosphodiesterase — protein sequence MRVFYALTLPPLIQEHCLNTIKNLKNEYQFKDIRWTSPDHLHITIRFLENIDEVQLNTINSLLQEQLKTCQAITISTRKLILFPAKRPHIIALAVHLNLELANLVRTLNQTLSSEGIKLEKRPFVAHITLGRFRETTHTEDFTFNHIKTIDDIANRVVLFKSEPTESGSDYTTLKTFQLNNVIQL from the coding sequence ATGCGTGTTTTTTATGCTCTTACATTACCACCATTAATTCAAGAGCACTGCCTGAATACTATTAAAAATCTAAAAAATGAATACCAATTTAAAGATATTCGCTGGACATCGCCTGATCATTTACATATCACAATACGATTTCTAGAAAACATCGATGAAGTGCAACTCAATACAATAAATTCATTACTTCAAGAACAATTAAAAACCTGCCAAGCCATCACAATTTCCACTCGCAAATTGATCTTATTCCCAGCAAAAAGGCCTCATATAATAGCACTTGCTGTTCATCTAAATTTAGAACTTGCCAATCTTGTGAGAACGCTAAACCAAACTCTCTCTTCAGAAGGAATTAAATTAGAGAAACGTCCTTTTGTAGCTCACATTACATTAGGTCGATTTAGGGAAACTACTCATACCGAAGATTTTACTTTCAATCACATCAAGACAATTGACGATATCGCGAATCGTGTTGTCCTTTTTAAAAGCGAACCGACCGAATCGGGAAGCGATTATACCACATTAAAAACATTTCAATTAAATAATGTGATTCAGCTCTAA
- a CDS encoding arginase family protein, producing MKTLFSYATCKKRAHARCEIFGANTQCAGTAPTFSLAQDREIFSADFIREVDNRLYSFPENFKSGEHLWDSGNLNFNERSIVAETELVSSRFEALFQEEKVPICLGGDHVIKYSALKALDTTIPGEYGVVYLDAHPDCEAQKILTYSSILHHGFLMPNLKPRQIMLTGIRQFTENEAKALKVYQSEIGVIMGSEFASTSMDNVLDKIIKQFSGLKYLYFSIDLDGLNPSCAPAVESPYPGGPSLNQIIYLIQHLKKNFTYIGMDISEFIPELDKNNITALSAARIMKEFYSVVV from the coding sequence ATGAAAACCCTGTTTAGCTATGCTACCTGTAAAAAACGAGCTCATGCGCGATGTGAAATCTTTGGGGCAAACACCCAATGCGCAGGAACAGCGCCAACATTCTCCTTAGCACAAGATCGTGAGATATTTTCTGCCGATTTTATTCGTGAGGTTGATAATCGGCTTTATTCTTTTCCTGAAAATTTTAAATCAGGTGAGCACTTGTGGGACTCTGGAAATTTAAACTTTAACGAGCGCAGCATTGTAGCCGAGACAGAATTAGTATCCTCTCGGTTTGAGGCCTTATTTCAAGAAGAAAAAGTGCCTATTTGTTTAGGTGGTGATCATGTCATCAAATATTCCGCTCTTAAGGCATTAGATACTACTATTCCGGGAGAATATGGCGTAGTGTATCTTGATGCACATCCCGATTGCGAAGCTCAAAAAATACTGACTTACAGCTCGATATTGCATCATGGTTTTTTGATGCCAAATTTAAAGCCGCGTCAGATCATGCTTACAGGTATTAGGCAATTTACAGAAAATGAAGCCAAGGCATTGAAAGTCTATCAATCTGAGATCGGCGTAATAATGGGAAGTGAATTTGCCTCTACGTCTATGGATAATGTTCTCGATAAAATTATCAAACAATTCTCTGGGTTAAAATATCTTTATTTTTCAATTGACCTGGATGGATTAAACCCATCTTGCGCTCCGGCTGTTGAAAGCCCTTACCCCGGTGGTCCCAGCCTAAATCAAATTATTTATTTAATTCAACATTTGAAAAAAAATTTCACTTATATTGGGATGGATATCAGTGAGTTTATTCCGGAATTAGACAAGAATAATATTACTGCTTTATCTGCTGCTCGCATTATGAAGGAGTTTTATAGTGTGGTTGTTTGA
- a CDS encoding LysR family transcriptional regulator: protein MVLLEPQLRAFEAVVSEGTVHGAAALLHLTQTAITQRIRLLEQKMKTTLFVRSRRGMLLTPEGEVLHRYCQRVVEMGGAALATIQGAGKESTIRVKIAGPTSIMRSRIIPRCESVMKAFPHLLLSFIIDDSNDISKRLKSGEIDLVILRPELVTSEMEHKTLLPESYVLLCSSQWGGRTLKDIIENERIIDFDADDPMTFAYLKEFSLLDNIQPDRHFVNNTESIAELFIAGLGYGILTEEFARPYVMSRQLILLNKKKTFKHDLTLAWYSRPEPPKYFAALINAID, encoded by the coding sequence ATGGTTTTACTTGAACCTCAATTGCGGGCCTTTGAAGCCGTTGTTAGCGAAGGCACAGTCCATGGTGCAGCTGCATTATTGCACTTAACACAAACAGCGATAACCCAGCGAATAAGGCTGTTAGAGCAAAAGATGAAAACAACGCTTTTTGTCCGCAGTCGACGTGGCATGCTTCTAACTCCTGAGGGAGAAGTACTTCATAGGTATTGCCAACGAGTTGTTGAAATGGGTGGAGCTGCCCTTGCTACGATTCAAGGTGCGGGAAAAGAGTCGACCATAAGAGTTAAGATAGCTGGCCCAACCAGCATAATGCGTTCGCGTATAATTCCTAGGTGCGAATCAGTCATGAAAGCATTCCCTCATTTACTGCTCTCCTTCATTATTGATGATTCGAATGATATCAGTAAGCGCCTAAAATCAGGCGAAATTGATTTAGTAATATTGAGACCAGAATTAGTGACCTCTGAGATGGAGCACAAAACACTATTGCCAGAAAGTTATGTATTACTATGTAGCTCTCAATGGGGCGGGAGAACTTTGAAAGACATTATTGAGAATGAAAGAATAATTGATTTTGATGCCGATGATCCAATGACCTTTGCTTATTTAAAAGAATTTTCATTGCTCGATAACATTCAACCAGATAGGCATTTTGTCAATAATACAGAGAGCATTGCAGAATTATTTATTGCTGGATTAGGCTACGGAATCCTTACCGAAGAATTTGCACGACCTTATGTCATGTCGAGACAGTTAATATTGCTGAACAAGAAAAAAACTTTCAAGCATGACCTCACTTTAGCGTGGTATTCACGACCAGAGCCTCCGAAATACTTCGCTGCATTAATTAATGCTATTGATTAA